AGGAGACGACGGCCAGCAGGTGACCCCCATCGCCGTCGGAGGAGCGAGGACCGTGGACGAGACCGGGGCGACCAGAGGAAGCCGGACAGCGCGTGAACGAGGGGCGGACGGGCGACAGCCCGACTCCACGTCGTACGTCTCGCTCCGCATCAACGGGAACACGCACGAGCTACGGCTCGACAACCGTACGACCCTGCTCGACGCCCTGCGCGAGCACCTGGACCTCACCGGTGCGAAGAAGGGCTGCGACCACGGCCAGTGCGGCGCCTGCACGGTGCTCGTGGGCGGCCGGCGGATCAACAGCTGCCTGGTGCTCGCCGTCACCTGCGACGAGCCCGTCACCACGATCGAGGGCCTCGCGGGCCACGATCGCCTCCACCCCCTTCAGGAGGCGTTCGTGGCCCGCGACGCCCTGCAGTGCGGCTACTGCACACCGGGCCAGATCTGCTCCGCCGTGGGCATGCTGGCCGAGGCCGCCGCCGGGCACCCCTCACACGTCACACCGCCGGACCGCCCGGCCGGCGGCGGCCCGGAGCTCCTCACTCCGGAGGAGATCCGCGAGCGGATGAGCGGCAACATCTGCCGTTGCGGCGCCTACGCGAACATCGTGGACGCCATCGAGGAGGTCGCCTCGTGAAGCCCTTCGCCTACCTCCGTGCCGACCGCACCGACCAGGCGCTGGCCGCGTACGCGGCACACCCCGGCGCCCAGTACATCGCCGGAGGCACCAACCTCGTCGACCTCATGAAGCTGGGAGTGGCCGACCCGCCGTTCCTCGTCGACATCAGCCGACTCCCGCTGGACGGCGTCGACGAGACCCCCGACGGCGGCCTTCGCATCGGGGCGACCGTCCGCAACAGCGACCTGGCCGCCCATCCGCTCGTACGGACCCGCTACACCGCGCTGTCGCAGGCACTCCTCGCAGGAGCCTCCGGACAGCTGCGCAACGCCGCCACGACCGGTGGCAACCTGCTCCAGCGCACGCGCTGCCCGTACTTCCAGGACACCTCGAAGCCCTGCAACAAACGCGCGCCGGGAACCGGATGCCCTGCCCGCGAGGGCGTCCACCGGGACCTGGCGGTACTCGGCCATTCCACGCGATGCGTCGCCACCCACCCCTCGGACATGGCCGTCGCGCTCGCCGCCCTCGACGCCCGGGTGCACCTCATCGGCCTGGACGGCGAGCGCACCGTACCCCTCACGGAGTTCCACCGGCTGCCGGGTGACACGCCGGAGCACGACACGGTCGTCCGACCCGGCGAACTCGTCACGGCGGTCACGCTCCCGCCGCCCACCGGAACCCACAGCGCCTACCGGAAGGCCCGCGACCGCGCCTCGTACGCCTTCGCGCTCGTCTCCGTCGCCGCCGCCCTCACGGTCGAGGACGGAGTCGTCCGGCACGCCGCCCTCGCTTTTGGCGGGGTCGCGCACGCACCGTGGCGGGCCCGTGCGGCCGAGGAGGTCCTCCTGGGAGCTCCCGCCACGGAGGAGACATGGGTACGCGCCGCCGACACCGAGCTGGCCGCAGCCGAGCCGTTGCGCGACAACGCCTTCAAGGTGCCGCTCGCCCGTGGTCTCGCCGTCCGTGTGCTCACCGATCTCGCGTCCCGTCCCTGAGGAGCCGACCACCGTCATGCCCACGAACTCCCCGCCCCAGGTTCCCTCCGCGCCCGACGAGGACGATGCCGCCGGCCGTGACAGCGCCGTCGGTCGTGACGACGCTGCCGGCCGTGACGACGCCGTCCGGCGTGACGCCAGGGAGAAGGTGACCGGCTCGGCGCGGTACGCCGCCGAGCACAGCCCGCCCGGCTGCGTCCACGCCGTCCCCGTGCCCGCCACCGTCGCGCGGGGCAGGGTGACCGCCGTCCACGCCGACGAGCTCCTGCGCCGCCCGGGCGTCCACGCCGTCCTCAGTCACACGAACGCGCCCCGTCTCGGCGAGGCCGAGGACCCCACGCTGACCCTGCTCCAGACCGATCACGTTCCCCATCGAGGCTGGTACGTCGCCCTCGTGATCGCCGACACCCTGGAGAACGCCCGGGCCGCCGCCGACGACCTGCGGATCGAGTACGCCACCGAGGAGCACGACCCGGGTCCGCCCGCCGGCCACCCCGGTCTCTACGCACCCGAGGAGGCCAACGGGGGTCATCCGGCCCTGCGCGAGCGCGGGGACTTCGACGCGGCCTTCGCCACGTCGGCCGTGCGCGTCGACGCCACGTACACCATGACCGCCCAGCACAACCATCCGATGGAGCCGCACGCCTCCACCGCGTGGTGGGAGGACGACGCGCTGACCGTGTACGACTCCAGCCAGGGGGCGACGAAGGTACGAGACGTCCTCGCACGGCTGTTCCAGGTGCCCCGGCACCGCGTCACGGTCGTCTCCGCGTACGTCGGCGGCGGCTTCGGCTCCAAGGGCACCCCGAGGCCGCAGGCGGTCCTCGCCTCGATGGCCGCGCTGCACCTCGGACGGCCGGTGAAGCTGTCACTCCCGCGCCGCGAACTCGCCGCCGTCGTCGGTCACCGCGCCCCCACGGTCCAGCGCGTCCGCATCGGCGCGAACGCGGACGGTGTGATCAGCGCCCTCGCCCATGAGGTCGTCACGCAGACCTCCACGGTCAGGGAGTTCGTCGAGCAGGCCGCCGTCCCCGCGCGCACCATGTACACCTCGCCGCACAGCCGGACGAGCCACCGGGTCGTGGCCCTCGACGTGCCGACGCCCTCGTGGATGCGTGCTCCGGGCGAGGCGTCCGGGATGTACGCCCTCGAAGCCGCCATGGACGAACTCTCCGTCGCCACGGGCGTCGATCCGGTCGAACTCCGGCTGCGCAACGAGCCCGACACCGAACCCGACAGCGGCAGGCCGTTCAGCAGCAGAGGCCTCACGGAATGCCTGCGTGAGGGCGCGCGCCTCTTCGGCTGGGAGGGCCGCGACCCCCGCCCAGGAGTACGGCGAGCCGACGGACGACTCACCGGCACCGGAGTGGCGGCCTCGACCTACCCGTACCTCCTGGGCCCCTCCTCGGCCTCCGCGCACGCCGCGCCGGACGGCACGCACCTCGTACGGCTCGCCGCCACCGACATCGGGACCGGCGCCCGGACCGTCCTCGCGTACATCGCCGCCGAAGCGCTCGGCGTCCCGCCGGCCTCGGTACGCGTGGAACTCGGGAGCAGCACGTTGCCGACCGCCCCCCTGGCCGGTGGTTCATCGGGCACCTCGTCCTGGGGCTGGGCCGTCCACAAGGCCTGCACGGCCCTGGCAGGCATGGTGCGCGCCCACTCCGGCCCGCTCCCGCCCGAGGGCCTCACCGCCCGGGCGGACACCGCCGAGGAGGCGGGCCGGGAGTCCCCGTACGCACGGCACGCGTTCGGTGCGCAGTTCGCGGAGGTCGACGTGGACACTGTGACGGGGGAGGTACGGGTACGGCGCCTGCTGGGGGTCTTCGCGGCGGGTCGGGTACTCAGCCCACGGACCGCGCGCTCGCAGTTCATCGGCGGCATGACCATGGGGCTGGGCATGGCGCTGACCGAGAGCAGCACGCTCGACCCCGCGTTCGGCGACTTCACGGAACGGGACCTCGCCGCGTACCACGTCCCCGTCTGCGCCGACGTGCCGACGCTCGAAGCGCACTGGCTCCACGAGGAGGACCCCCACCTCAACCCCATGGGCAGCAAGGGAATCGGGGAGATCGGCATCGTGGGGACAGCGGCCGCGATCGCGAACGCCGTGCACCACGCGGTGGGCGTACGTCTGCGGGACCTGCCCCTGACCCCGGACCGGCTCCTCCCGCACCTGCACGGCTGACCATGGCTGACCCAGGTGTCGGACACGGTGGTGCGAGGACCGGTACGCCCCCTACGCGTGGCCGTGCGGCTGCCGGCCCGAGCAGGCCGCGCAACCGATATGCGTTCCGGCGATCGGCGTGCCCGCGCCGATGCCGCCGCGCAATGCCTACGCTCGTCGTATGACGGAGAGTGAGATCCAGCTCAAGGCAATCGCGGCGCTCACGGCCCTGCGCGGGGGAGTGGCTCAGGACTACGTCTCCGACCTGCTCGGCGAGGTGATTCCGACGCGGTTCCTGGTTCCCGACACCGACGACGCGGTGGAGGTCGGAGCCGCGGTCCTGACCCAGCTCACGGAACCGGTCAGTGCTCTGGTCCGCGGCTTCATCCTCGCCTTCGAGACGGTGGCCGACGCGTACGACCGTGCTGAGTCCGGCGAGCCCACCGAGCAGATCCTGCAGGCCCTGGCTCTGGAGATCGCGAGCGAGACCGACTGACCGGCCGGGTCACGGCGGTCGCGCCTACATGTCGCTGTCCGTCTCCGGGTGGGCTCCCGGGCCTTGATGCCGCGGGGCCAGGGGCGTGGGGGAGAGGGTGGACGTCTCCTCGCCCGCCTCCAGGAGGGTGTCCGCGGCGCCGATGACGAGCGGGTCGGGTTCCCCCACGGCCGCGGGGTCCTTGCTCGTGTAGTCGATGCGCCGGAGGAGGCTGCGCATGGCCTCCAGGCGGCCCCGGCGCTTGTCGTTGCTCTTGACGACCGTCCAGGGAGCGTGCGCGGTGTCCGTCGCCCTGAACATGTCGACCTTGGCGGTGGTGTAGTCGTCCCAGCGGTCCAGCGACGCCAGATCGGTGGGGGAGAGCTTCCACTGCCGTACCGGGTCGACCTGCCGGATCGCGAACCGGGTGCGCTGCTCGGATCGCGACACCGAGAACCAGAACTTCACCAGGTGGATGCCGTCGTCGACCAGCATGCGCTCGAACACCGGGCACTGGCGTAGGAACAGCGCGTACTCGTCGTCCGAGCAGAATCCCAGGACACGCTCGACACCCGCCCGGTTGTACCAGGAGCGGTCGAAGAAGACGATCTCGCCGGGGCCGGGGAGGTGGGCGACGTAGCGCTGGAAATACCATTGCCCGGCTTCCCGCTCCGTCGGCTTGTCCAGAGCGACGATGCGCGCGCCCCGAGGATTCAGACGCTCGGTGAACCGCTGGATGGTGCCGCCCTTGCCGGCGGCGTCGCGGCCCTCGCAGACGACGACCACCCGCGCGCCGGTGTCCTTGGCCCACCGCTGCAGTTTCAGCAGCTCGATCTGCAGGATCCGCTTGGCCCGCTCGTACTCGCCCCGCCGCAGCTTGCGGTCGTAGGGGTAGTTCTCCCGCCAGGTACGGATCGGGGCGCCTTCGGCGCTGAGGAGAACGGGCTGCTCGGGGTTGGTGTCGTCCACGCTGAGGCCACTGAGCAGATCCGTCCGGTCCGCGTCCCGGTCGTCGGCGCCGCTGATTCCCGTCACACCAATCACCTCGTTGTCGTGTCGTCGGCCGCGGACCCGGTCCTGCCGCCAGGAGCGGGCCTCTCCAAGGGATCCTTCCCCGATCATGAAGGACCATCGGCCGAGTCGGCGGTGTTCGCGGGGTGCGCCGCGAGTCCACCCGGTCGTGGTGACCGACGGCGCTGCCGCAGGAGCGGAGGGCACACCTGCGGCCATCGGCGTCCGTGGACCCCGGCGATGGCACGGAGACGGCTCCGAGACGGCCCTGAGACCAGGACGGACCGCGAGCCGGGTGGTGCACGGGTGGTCTGCCGATGACGGGGTAGGCGCGTAAGCGAACGGCACTCGCCCCGGGGCTCCGGGCAGCGGAACGCGCACGAGACCGTGGACGGACCGGGTTCTCCACGACAAGCCGTCGGCACCACCCGGCTCGACGCGCGCGAGATGAAGGAGAAGGCACACCGATGAGTCATCAGACGCGAGGCGACGCATCCGGGCAGGCACCCGAGAGACTGCGCAAGATGGTCGCGCACACCCGTGAGAAGCTCGGACAGACCGCGGACGCGCTGTCCGCCAAGGACGGCGTGACGGCCCAGGCCATGGAGAAGGCGGCCGACCTCAGGACGCAGGCCGCCGCGAAGGCCGCCGGCATCACCGGCCAGCTCCGCGAGACCGCGGAGCACGCCGCGCAGCTGGCGAAGGACAAGACCCCCGACCCGGCTGTGGACAAGGCGGCTCACGCGGCCGCGCAGCTGCGCGGCACGGCGGCTCGGGCGGGCCAGTTCGCCAGCGAGCGGACACCGGACCTCTTCGCCGACAAGATCGGTCAGGGGGCGGCCGCGACGCGGACCTACCGGACCCCGCTCCTCGTGGGGGCCGCCGTGCTCGGCGCTCTCCTGCTGGTACGCCGGAGCCGGAGGCATCGATGAAGACCGCCACACTGGCCTACCGCCCGGTGGGCCTGGCGTTCGGACTCGCCGGTGGCATCCTGGCCCGCGCCGCCTTCAACCACATGTGGAAGTGGGCCGGGCACGAAGACGACGCCCCCGACGCGATGGACGAGGAACGCACCTGGCGAGAGATTCTGCTGGCGGCCGCACTGCAAGGAGCGGTCTTCGCGGTCGTCAAGGCCGCCGTGGACCGCGCCGGAGCCACCTCGGTGCGGCGTCTAACAGGAACCTGGCCCAGCTGACGCCCGGGTGCCGCCGTCCGGTACGACGACGGCGGCGGCACCCGTCCGGACCGACAGCGGTCTCCCGGACGCGGGGAGAGAGACCGCGAAAGAACGGCATTCGCCCACGCCGTCAGAGGAAGGTGAACCTGTATGACCACCCAGCAGGAGCCCGAGGCGACGGACGGGCGCGACAAGACGGACCGGCGCCGTGAGACGGCCTCGCGCTACGAGGCGGACGAGCCGCTGCCCCGTGACCCGCAGAACCAGCAGGCGGAGCACGGAGAGGATCCTCTGGCCATACCCGTACCGGACTGGCCCGACTCCGAGGCGCCCGCGCCCGATGCGGCGGGAACCGGACGCCGGGGCGACGCCGACGAGGCGAAGCACACGCACATCGAGGTCGACGAACCGGTGGACTGATGCGAGCGCCCGGCCGCCCGTCGGCCCGGAGCGTCAGGTCGCATGCCCGCGACGGCAGGCGGCATCCCCTGAGCCTCCCGCTCGGCCCGGCTCCCCACGGGCCGCGGCGAGCCCGCCGCATCCGGGTTTCCTCGTCCACGCGATCGCCCTGATCATCTGAGATCGCCACTCCGGGAGGAAAGCATGTCGCCCCAAACCGAAATCCACGTGGCTGCCTCGGGAGCCGACAGCGGCGCCGCGTGCCGGCTGTTGCTCGTGCGCCATGCGAAGGCGGAACCCAAAGGGCGCAAGGACGACTTCGACCGGAAGCTGAGCGCTCGGGGGCGTGCCGACGCGGCCGAGACCGGCCACTGGCTGGAGCGGTCCCCGTACAGGCCCGAGCTGGTGCTCTGTTCTCCGGCTCGGCGAGCCCGCAAGACGTGGCGGCTCGTCGAACCGGCGCTGACCGACCGGCCGCCCACCGTGTACGACGAGGGGATCTACAACGCGGCTCCGAACGAGTTGGTCGCCACGCTGGCCGATCGGGGCAAGGGCCTCGGCGTTCTCGCCCTCGTCGGCCACAACCCCGGTCTCCACCAACTGGCCTCGGCCCTGTGCGGCAAGGGGCCCCGGGAGCTCCTGGAACCCTTGAGGGCGACGTTCCCCACCGCGGGTGTCGTCGTCGTGGACCTCGACGGCGGATGGGACGAGCTGGCCCCGGGCCGAGGCACCCTGATCGACTTCTGGTCCCCGTCCGGCCGGGAGCAGGATTCCGAACACTTCAATCGGAGCCGATGAATACCTGTGCTCGCGGCCTGAGGTTTTAGCGGCCATCGCAGACAGGTTATTTGTCGGCGGCACACAGGGAGACTTTCTCGGCGCCTGCGGACTGCGGTGACGTGCTACCGTCCAACTCGGTTGCAGTTGTGGTACCCGAAAACTTCAGGCTCTTCCCGCCGGCCGCGTGCCACGGGAATTGCTTTGTATTTCCGGTCGTTTTCCGGAGGGCATCATCGCGGCGACATGGCATCCGTACGGTACGGATGCCGGCGTACTGCCCTAAGGAGACATGACATGGCTGCTGGCACTGTGAAGTGGTTCAACGCGGAAAAGGGTTTCGGCTTCATCGAGCAGGACGGTGGCGGCCCTGACGTGTTCGCCCACTACTCGAACATCGCGGCCCAGGGCTTCCGCGAGCTTCAGGAGGGCCAGAAGGTCACCTTCGACATCGCGCAGGGCCAGAAGGGCCCGACGGCCGAGAACATCGTTTCCGCCTGACGCGCGCCGTACGACGTAGCTGGGGCCCGCATCCCTCGGGGTGCGGGCCCCAGCTGCATGCGTGCACAGCGGCCGTGCGTACCCGCACCGCAGCTGCTGCTTTCAGCGGACCGCTTGTGCCGAGATTCATTCGTCCTGGGCCAAGCATCCTGCAATTCACGCTTCACTCGGCCCGTGCCTGCGAATCCCGAAGCTGTTCATCCGCTTCCGGAATTCCTCGATACGCGCCGTATCGAGGAAGGTTCTGAATGAACCCCGCACGCACGGACAGCCGTTCCTCCCGAGGCCACCGCAACGGCGGCCGTCCCTACGAGACTCCTGCCGGGTCCGGTCGGGGAAGTCGCCTCGGCTCGTCCGCCCCGAGCCGTTCGAGCGGCCCGAGCCGCTCCGGCGGTCTCGGCCGTCGGTTCGGAGCGGTACAGGGTGAGTTCACCCTGCCGGAGACCATCAACCCGGCCCTGCCCCCCGTCGAAGCCTTCAGCGACCTCGACATGCCGAAGGCCCTGCTTGCCGCGCTCACCGCGCAGGGGGTCTCCGTCCCCTTCCCCATCCAGGGTGCGACGCTGCCGAACTCCCTCGCGGGCCGCGACGTCCTGGGGCGCGGCCGGACGGGCTCCGGCAAGACCCTCGCCTTCGGCCTGGCCCTGCTGGCCCGCACCGCCGGACAGCACGCCGAGCCCCGCCGGCCGCTGGCGCTGGTCCTGGTCCCCACCCGGGAACTCGCCCAGCAGGTCACCGACGCGCTCAGCCCGTACGCCCGCGCCGTGAAGCTGCGCCTGGCCACCGTCGTCGGCGGGATGCCGATCGGCCGGCAGGCGAGCGCGCTGCGGAGCGGCGTCGAAGTCGTCATCGCCACCCCCGGCCGCCTCAAGGACCTCATCGACCGCGGCGACTGCCGACTGAACCAGGTCGCGATCACCGTCCTCGACGAGGCCGACCAGATGGCCGACATGGGCTTCATGCCCCAGGTCACCGCCCTGCTGAACCAGGTCAGGCCCGAGGGCCAGCGGATGCTGTTCTCCGCGACCCTGGACCGCAACGTCGACCTCCTGGTCCGCCGCTACCTCACCGACCCCGTCGTCCACTCCGTCGACCCCTCCCAGGGCGCGGTCACGACGATGGAACACCACGTCCTGCACGTGCACGGCGCCGACAAGCAGCGGCTGACCACCGAGATCGCGGCCCGCGAAGGCCGGGTGATCATGTTCCTGGACACCAAGCACGCCGTGGACCGCCTCACCGACGACCTCCTCGCCAGCGGTGTCCGGGCCGCAGCCCTGCACGGCGGGAAGACGCAGCCCCAGCGCACCCGCACCCTCACGCGGTTCAAGACGGGGCACGTCACCGTCCTGGTCGCGACGAACGTCGCGGCTCGCGGAATCCACGTGGACAACCTCGACCTCGTCGTCAACGTGGACCCGCCCACCGACCACAAGGACTACCTGCACCGCGGCGGCCGTACCGCGCGGGCCGGCGCATCAGGCAGTGTCGTCACCCTCGTCACCGCCAACCAGCGCCGCGCCATGACCCGCCTCATGGTGGCGGCCGGGATCGCGCCGAGGACGACCCAGGTCCGCTCCGGCGAGGAGGCGCTCCGCAGGATCACCGGGGCGCGGACCCCCACCGGAATTCCGGTGACGATCACCTCGCCGCCCACCGAGCAGCGCAAGCGCGGTGCGGCCTCCCGCGGCCGGCGCGGTCCCGGCTCGGACGCTCGGCGCGTCGGCGGACAGCGGTCGGCCACCGGATCGGCGGCCTGAGCGCCCCGCCGTCCGGAAGCAGACCCACCCTCCAGGAGGCCCGCTGTGACGCCCGTTCACACGCGGCACCACCCGACGCCGTGAACTGACGATCGAACAGCTGAGAGGGCCCGCCCGGCATCCGCCGGGCGGGCCCTCTCTCGTTGTCACTGCTCAAGGCCGATTACCTGCCCACCGGACACGCGAAAGTCTGTCTTGGCGGTAGTAGACATTGGGTGGTGACCTCACTATGGTTTCTCTCGTAGCCCAGAGAGACCGCAGAGCCTGGCAGAGAGATCCGCCAGTATGCGGTACAGGTGGTCGCAGTTCGCAGTTCGCAGTTCGCAGTTCGCAGGAACGGTGCGGCGGTGGAGTTTCGAAGCCAGGAAGTGGCAGGTCGGCGACGGGACTGACGGCCGGACCGGGTGGCCCGCGGTCATCAGGGGCCGCCGCGCGAGGGACCGCAGTCAAGGCAGGAGCGGCACCCGAGCGAGTGCAGTGTGCAGTACCCGTAGCAAGTAGTGGATCATCGAGGGAGAACGGAGGAACCACGCCATCAGGATCGCCCGGGCGGAAAGGTGACCCGGGTACCGCAGGACATCGATAGTGAGGTGGTCTCCGGTCAAGCAATCGCGATCCTCGCATCCCCGGCATTGTTCCGGTCGGGTACGCGGACATAGAACGCCGGCGCAGTGTCAGGGCCGGCAGGTGGTGTAGTAGTTCCTTCGGGGCCCTGGTGCCGGTACGGCACCAGGGCCCCTCAACGCGTTTCGCAGAGAGGTGCAAATGACAGCAGATGACTCGTTCGGGCGTCTCGACGACGACGACTACCCCGCCTACACCATGGGCCGGGCCGCCGAAATGCTTGGCGTCACACAGGGATTCCTCCGCGCCATCGGCGAAGCCCGCCTCATCACCCCGCTGCGCTCGGAGGGCGGCCACCGCCGCTACTCCCGCTACCAGTTGCGTATCGCGGCCCGTGCCCGCGAGCTCGTCGACCAGGGCACCCCGATCGAGGCCGCCTGCCGCATCATCGTCCTCGAGGACCAGCTCGAAGAGGCCCAGCGCCTCAACGAGGAGTACCGCCGCGCATCGGCACCGCCGGACTCGGCCTGAGGTGAGACCGGTCGCCGTGGGCCTCGACTGACCATCCACCGTCTGCGGTGCCTGCTGGTGGAACCATCGCGGATGGACTCCTCTTCGGCCCCGCGCAGCGTGCTCGCCCCCGCCCGTTGGCTGCGCGAGGGCCCTCCGGCGGCGAG
This sequence is a window from Streptomyces sp. NBC_00691. Protein-coding genes within it:
- a CDS encoding FAD binding domain-containing protein → MKPFAYLRADRTDQALAAYAAHPGAQYIAGGTNLVDLMKLGVADPPFLVDISRLPLDGVDETPDGGLRIGATVRNSDLAAHPLVRTRYTALSQALLAGASGQLRNAATTGGNLLQRTRCPYFQDTSKPCNKRAPGTGCPAREGVHRDLAVLGHSTRCVATHPSDMAVALAALDARVHLIGLDGERTVPLTEFHRLPGDTPEHDTVVRPGELVTAVTLPPPTGTHSAYRKARDRASYAFALVSVAAALTVEDGVVRHAALAFGGVAHAPWRARAAEEVLLGAPATEETWVRAADTELAAAEPLRDNAFKVPLARGLAVRVLTDLASRP
- a CDS encoding helix-turn-helix domain-containing protein — encoded protein: MTADDSFGRLDDDDYPAYTMGRAAEMLGVTQGFLRAIGEARLITPLRSEGGHRRYSRYQLRIAARARELVDQGTPIEAACRIIVLEDQLEEAQRLNEEYRRASAPPDSA
- a CDS encoding SixA phosphatase family protein, producing MAASGADSGAACRLLLVRHAKAEPKGRKDDFDRKLSARGRADAAETGHWLERSPYRPELVLCSPARRARKTWRLVEPALTDRPPTVYDEGIYNAAPNELVATLADRGKGLGVLALVGHNPGLHQLASALCGKGPRELLEPLRATFPTAGVVVVDLDGGWDELAPGRGTLIDFWSPSGREQDSEHFNRSR
- a CDS encoding DUF4235 domain-containing protein — its product is MKTATLAYRPVGLAFGLAGGILARAAFNHMWKWAGHEDDAPDAMDEERTWREILLAAALQGAVFAVVKAAVDRAGATSVRRLTGTWPS
- a CDS encoding xanthine dehydrogenase family protein molybdopterin-binding subunit, whose amino-acid sequence is MPTNSPPQVPSAPDEDDAAGRDSAVGRDDAAGRDDAVRRDAREKVTGSARYAAEHSPPGCVHAVPVPATVARGRVTAVHADELLRRPGVHAVLSHTNAPRLGEAEDPTLTLLQTDHVPHRGWYVALVIADTLENARAAADDLRIEYATEEHDPGPPAGHPGLYAPEEANGGHPALRERGDFDAAFATSAVRVDATYTMTAQHNHPMEPHASTAWWEDDALTVYDSSQGATKVRDVLARLFQVPRHRVTVVSAYVGGGFGSKGTPRPQAVLASMAALHLGRPVKLSLPRRELAAVVGHRAPTVQRVRIGANADGVISALAHEVVTQTSTVREFVEQAAVPARTMYTSPHSRTSHRVVALDVPTPSWMRAPGEASGMYALEAAMDELSVATGVDPVELRLRNEPDTEPDSGRPFSSRGLTECLREGARLFGWEGRDPRPGVRRADGRLTGTGVAASTYPYLLGPSSASAHAAPDGTHLVRLAATDIGTGARTVLAYIAAEALGVPPASVRVELGSSTLPTAPLAGGSSGTSSWGWAVHKACTALAGMVRAHSGPLPPEGLTARADTAEEAGRESPYARHAFGAQFAEVDVDTVTGEVRVRRLLGVFAAGRVLSPRTARSQFIGGMTMGLGMALTESSTLDPAFGDFTERDLAAYHVPVCADVPTLEAHWLHEEDPHLNPMGSKGIGEIGIVGTAAAIANAVHHAVGVRLRDLPLTPDRLLPHLHG
- a CDS encoding cold-shock protein codes for the protein MAAGTVKWFNAEKGFGFIEQDGGGPDVFAHYSNIAAQGFRELQEGQKVTFDIAQGQKGPTAENIVSA
- the ppk2 gene encoding polyphosphate kinase 2 translates to MTGISGADDRDADRTDLLSGLSVDDTNPEQPVLLSAEGAPIRTWRENYPYDRKLRRGEYERAKRILQIELLKLQRWAKDTGARVVVVCEGRDAAGKGGTIQRFTERLNPRGARIVALDKPTEREAGQWYFQRYVAHLPGPGEIVFFDRSWYNRAGVERVLGFCSDDEYALFLRQCPVFERMLVDDGIHLVKFWFSVSRSEQRTRFAIRQVDPVRQWKLSPTDLASLDRWDDYTTAKVDMFRATDTAHAPWTVVKSNDKRRGRLEAMRSLLRRIDYTSKDPAAVGEPDPLVIGAADTLLEAGEETSTLSPTPLAPRHQGPGAHPETDSDM
- a CDS encoding 2Fe-2S iron-sulfur cluster-binding protein; the encoded protein is MDETGATRGSRTARERGADGRQPDSTSYVSLRINGNTHELRLDNRTTLLDALREHLDLTGAKKGCDHGQCGACTVLVGGRRINSCLVLAVTCDEPVTTIEGLAGHDRLHPLQEAFVARDALQCGYCTPGQICSAVGMLAEAAAGHPSHVTPPDRPAGGGPELLTPEEIRERMSGNICRCGAYANIVDAIEEVAS
- a CDS encoding DEAD/DEAH box helicase; this translates as MNPARTDSRSSRGHRNGGRPYETPAGSGRGSRLGSSAPSRSSGPSRSGGLGRRFGAVQGEFTLPETINPALPPVEAFSDLDMPKALLAALTAQGVSVPFPIQGATLPNSLAGRDVLGRGRTGSGKTLAFGLALLARTAGQHAEPRRPLALVLVPTRELAQQVTDALSPYARAVKLRLATVVGGMPIGRQASALRSGVEVVIATPGRLKDLIDRGDCRLNQVAITVLDEADQMADMGFMPQVTALLNQVRPEGQRMLFSATLDRNVDLLVRRYLTDPVVHSVDPSQGAVTTMEHHVLHVHGADKQRLTTEIAAREGRVIMFLDTKHAVDRLTDDLLASGVRAAALHGGKTQPQRTRTLTRFKTGHVTVLVATNVAARGIHVDNLDLVVNVDPPTDHKDYLHRGGRTARAGASGSVVTLVTANQRRAMTRLMVAAGIAPRTTQVRSGEEALRRITGARTPTGIPVTITSPPTEQRKRGAASRGRRGPGSDARRVGGQRSATGSAA